A window from Peromyscus eremicus chromosome 1, PerEre_H2_v1, whole genome shotgun sequence encodes these proteins:
- the Scgb1c1 gene encoding secretoglobin family 1C member 1, translating into MKGSSTLLLVALTLLCICGLTTAEDDNEFFMEFLQTLLVGTAEELYEGPLGKYNVNDMAKSALGELKSCIDGLQPVHKEQLVKLLVQVLDDKEGA; encoded by the exons ATGAAGGGGAGCAGCACTCTTCTGCTGGTGGCTCTAACCCTGCTCTGCATCTGTG GGCTGACCACAGCAGAGGATGACAATGAGTTTTTCATGGAATTCCTGCAAACGCTGCTGGTGGGAACCGCAGAAGAGCTCTATGAAGGGCCCCTGGGCAAGTACAATGTCAATGACATGGCCAAGTCGGCACTGGGGGAGCTCAAGTCCTGCATTGATGGCCTGCAGCCTGTGCATAAGGAGCAACTGGTCAAGCTGCTG GTGCAAGTGCTAGATGATAAAGAGGGTGCATAA
- the LOC131898775 gene encoding 5-hydroxyisourate hydrolase isoform X1, whose product MSSRTAPRLMTLQRHLGWPQAGAMATESSPLTTHVLDTASGLPAQGLCLRLSRLEAPGQQWMELRTSYTNLDGRCPGLLTPGQIKPGTYKLSFDTERYWKERGQESFYPYVEVVFTIAKETQKFHVPLLLSPWSYTTYRGS is encoded by the exons ATGAGCTCCAGGACCGCCCCGCGGCTCATGACGCTCCAGAGACACTTGGGCTGGCCACAG GCTGGTGCCATGGCTACGGAGAGCAGTCCCCTGACTACTCATGTACTAGACACTGCCTCTGGGCTCCCTGCCCAAGGCCTCTGCCTCCGTTTGTCACGCCTGGAAGCCCCTGGCCAGCAGTGGATGGAGCTGAGGACAAG ctacaCAAACCTGGATGGTCGCTGTCCTGGGCTCCTGACACCAGGCCAGATAAAGCCAGGCACCTATAAGCTGTCCTTCGACACAGAGCGCTACTGGAAAGAGAGGGGTCAGGAGAGCTTTTACCCATATGTAGAG GTTGTTTTCACTATTGCAAAGGAGACCCAGAAGTTCCATGTACCTCTGCTGCTGAGCCCATGGTCCTACACCACCTACCGGGGGAGTTAG
- the LOC131898775 gene encoding 5-hydroxyisourate hydrolase isoform X2 yields the protein MSSRTAPRLMTLQRHLGWPQAGAMATESSPLTTHVLDTASGLPAQGLCLRLSRLEAPGQQWMELRTSYTNLDGRCPGLLTPGQIKPGTYKLSFDTERYWKERGQESFYPYVETGSHLSPDSRALGVLLRHH from the exons ATGAGCTCCAGGACCGCCCCGCGGCTCATGACGCTCCAGAGACACTTGGGCTGGCCACAG GCTGGTGCCATGGCTACGGAGAGCAGTCCCCTGACTACTCATGTACTAGACACTGCCTCTGGGCTCCCTGCCCAAGGCCTCTGCCTCCGTTTGTCACGCCTGGAAGCCCCTGGCCAGCAGTGGATGGAGCTGAGGACAAG ctacaCAAACCTGGATGGTCGCTGTCCTGGGCTCCTGACACCAGGCCAGATAAAGCCAGGCACCTATAAGCTGTCCTTCGACACAGAGCGCTACTGGAAAGAGAGGGGTCAGGAGAGCTTTTACCCATATGTAGAG ACAGGTTCTCATCTGAGCCCAGACTCCAGAGCACTGGGTGTGTTACTTCGGCATCACTGA